A genome region from Planctomycetia bacterium includes the following:
- a CDS encoding BrnT family toxin — MQHIEEHGFTKDDVETVLFDPKSKTTISNSSGEMLTFGYAHGQHICVVWEHIMDDPITMRPITAFEAPESMGRRYR; from the coding sequence GTGCAACACATCGAGGAGCACGGCTTCACCAAGGACGATGTCGAAACGGTTTTATTCGATCCAAAAAGCAAAACCACGATCAGTAACTCGAGCGGCGAAATGCTGACTTTCGGCTATGCGCACGGACAGCACATCTGCGTCGTCTGGGAACACATCATGGACGATCCAATAACGATGCGGCCGATCACGGCCTTTGAAGCACCCGAGAGTATGGGAAGGCGATACCGATGA
- a CDS encoding helix-turn-helix domain-containing protein, which yields MQLFGTLRELRQKRGLSLSQVFEKSGIDRAALSRLENGQVTNPTVATLENFAHALGARVRFVVEVDEN from the coding sequence ATGCAGTTGTTCGGAACGCTCCGTGAGCTACGTCAAAAGCGAGGCCTAAGCTTGAGCCAAGTCTTCGAGAAGTCGGGTATCGATCGAGCCGCTTTGAGCCGACTAGAGAATGGTCAAGTGACTAATCCGACCGTGGCAACACTCGAAAACTTCGCGCATGCCTTAGGTGCGCGCGTGCGATTCGTGGTCGAGGTAGACGAAAATTAG